In Tenrec ecaudatus isolate mTenEca1 chromosome 4, mTenEca1.hap1, whole genome shotgun sequence, a single window of DNA contains:
- the FRMD8 gene encoding FERM domain-containing protein 8 isoform X2, whose translation MDETEGSAGQPGPAERSQRSSVSSVGARADVLVYLADDTVVPLAVENLPTLSAHELHRVVRDVLQLPDTALEVFALWLVSPLLEVQLKPRHQPYKLGRQWTELLLRFTDAPHEDVAMDEPSLQFRRNVFFPKRRELQIRDEEVLRLLYEEAKANVLTVRYPCDLEDCEALGALVCRLQLGPYQPGQPTSGSLREKLDSFLPAHLCRRSPRLFAALRGRGTKAGAGEQGLLKAYQEVKDMVCGEHETPLSTHYRAYLLKCHELPFYGCAFFHGEVDKLPQGFLHRGGRKPVTVAISLEGVHVIDSREKHVLLGLSFQELSWDHTSPEEEEAVLWLEFDGESEGTPVNKLLKVYSKQAELMSSLIEYCIELNQAVEPPAPQDLGSGPTTAPGSSPPPPQQRPKLRRQGSVVCSRIQHLATIDYVDDGKEIKRVKPKRTTSFFSRQLSSGPGSYSVVQTADSLEQG comes from the exons ATGGACGAGACCGAAGGCAGTGCCGGGCAGCCTGGCCCTGCGGAGCGGTCCCAGCGAAGCAGCGTGTCCTCCGTGGGAGCGCGAG CTGATGTGCTGGTATACCTGGCGGACGACACAGTGGTGCCCCTGGCCGTGGAGAACCTGCCGACGCTCAGTGCTCACGAGCTGCACCGGGTGGTCCGAGACGTCCTGCAACTCCCAGACACGGCTCTGGAGGTCTTTGCTCTCTGGCTTGTCTCCCCTCTGCTGG AGGTGCAGCTGAAGCCCAGGCACCAGCCCTACAAGCTGGGCCGCCAGTGGACTGAGCTGCTCCTACGCTTCACCGATGCACCACATGAAGACGTGGCCATGG ATGAGCCTTCCCTGCAGTTCCGAAGGAACGTGTTTTTCCCAAAGCGGCGGGAACTCCAG ATCCGAGACGAGGAGGTCTTGCGGCTGCTCTACGAGGAGGCCAAAGCCAACGTGCTGACGGTGCGCTACCCATGCGACCTGGAGGACTGTGAGGCCCTGGGCGCCCTCGTGTGCCGCCTGCAGCTCGGGCCCTACCAGCCCGGCCAGCCCACCTCCGGCAGCCTGCG ggagaaGCTGGACTCCTTCCTGCCAGCCCACCTGTGCcggcggagccccaggctcttCGCCGCCCTCCGGGGCCGAGGCACCAAGGCAGGGGCTGGCGAGCAGGGCCTGCTGAAGGCCTATCAGGAGGTCAAAGACATGGTCTGCGGCGAGCATGAGACCCCCCTGAGCACCCACTACCGCGCCTACCTCCTCAAGTGCCACGAGCTGCCCTTCTATGG gtgTGCCTTCTTCCACGGTGAGGTGGACAAGCTGCCCCAGGGCTTCCTGCACCGGGGTGGCCGTAAGCCAGTGACGGTGGCCATCAGTCTGGAGGGTGTGCATGTCATCGACAGCAGGGAGAAG cacGTTCTGCTGGGCCTGTCCTTCCAGGAGCTCTCGTGGGACCACACGTCCcccgaggaggaggaggccgTGCTGTGGCTGGAGTTCGACGGGGAGAGCGAGGGCACACCTGTCAACAAGCTCCTCAAGGTCTACTCCAAGCAG GCCGAGCTGATGAGCAGCCTCATTGAGTACTGCATCGAGCTGAACCAAGCCGtggagccccccgccccccaggactTAGGGTCTGGCCCCACCACAGCCCCAGGCTCCTCGCCACCTCCCCCACAACAGCGCCCCAAGCTGCGGCGGCAAGGCAGCGTGGTCTGCAGCCGGATCCAGCACCTGGCCACCATCGACTATGTGGACGACG GCAAGGAGATCAAGCGCGTGAAGCCCAAGCGCACCACGTCCTTCTTCAGCCGGCAGCTCTCCTCGGGCCCGGGGAGCTACAGCGTGGTGCAGACCGCCGACAGCCTGGAGCAGGGCTGA
- the SLC25A45 gene encoding solute carrier family 25 member 45, with protein sequence MPAEEFVAGWVSGALGLVLGHPFDTIKVRLQSQNKYRGILDCASQIYRHESVLGFFKGMSFPIASIALVNSVLFGVYSNVLLVLTTTPYQERWAHPATYTDVFLAGCMGGFVQSYCLGPFDLIKVRLQNQTEPRLKPGSPRPQYRGPLHCMASILQKEGVLGLLRGSGTLMLRDTPTLGIYFVTYEWFCRYSTPKGQEPSSATVLVAGGLAGITSWVTATPLDVIKCRMQMDGLKERLYRGVVHCMASSLRQEGPGVFFRGLTINSARAFPVNAVTFLSYEYLLRWWG encoded by the exons ATGCCTGCAGAGGAGTTTGTGGCTGGCTGGGTCTCCG GGGCTCTGGGCCTGGTTCTGGGACACCCCTTTGACACCATCAAG GTGCGGCTCCAGTCTCAGAACAAGTACCGGGGCATCTTGGACTGCGCCAGCCAGATCTACCGCCACGAGTCG GTCCTGGGCTTCTTCAAGGGAATGAGCTTCCCCATTGCAAGCATTGCCCTGGTCAACTCCGTCCTGTTCGGGGTCTACAGCAATGTCCTGCTGGTGCTGACCACCACCCCCTACCAGGAGCGGTGGGCCCACCCTGCCACGTACACTGACGTCTTCCTAGCGGGCTGCATGGGGGGCTTTGTGCAG TCCTACTGCCTGGGCCCCTTTGACCTCATCAAAGTGCGGCTGCAGAACCAGACAGAGCCCAGGCTGAAGCCGGGGAGTCCGCGGCCACAGTACCGGGGCCCCCTGCACTGCATGGCCTCCATCCTGCAGAAGGAAGGGGTCCTGGGGCTGCTTCGCGGCTCTGGCACCCTGATGCTGAGGGATACCCCGACACTGGGCATCTACTTCGTCACCTACGAATGGTTCTGCCGATATTCCACCCCCAAGGGCCAGGAGCCCA gcTCAGCCACCGTACTGGTGGCCGGGGGTTTGGCCGGCATCACCTCCTGGGTCACAGCCACGCCGTTGGATGTCATCAAGTGCCGCATGCAGATGGATGGGCTGAAGGAGCGGCTGTACCGGGGTGTGGTGCACTGCATGGCCAGCAGCCTGCGGCAGGAGGGGCCCGGCGTCTTCTTCCGCGGGCTCACCATCAACAGCGCCCGCGCCTTCCCCGTGAACGCTGTCACCTTCCTCAGCTACGAGTACCTTCTCCGCTGGTGGGGCTGA
- the FRMD8 gene encoding FERM domain-containing protein 8 isoform X1, which produces MDETEGSAGQPGPAERSQRSSVSSVGARAADVLVYLADDTVVPLAVENLPTLSAHELHRVVRDVLQLPDTALEVFALWLVSPLLEVQLKPRHQPYKLGRQWTELLLRFTDAPHEDVAMDEPSLQFRRNVFFPKRRELQIRDEEVLRLLYEEAKANVLTVRYPCDLEDCEALGALVCRLQLGPYQPGQPTSGSLREKLDSFLPAHLCRRSPRLFAALRGRGTKAGAGEQGLLKAYQEVKDMVCGEHETPLSTHYRAYLLKCHELPFYGCAFFHGEVDKLPQGFLHRGGRKPVTVAISLEGVHVIDSREKHVLLGLSFQELSWDHTSPEEEEAVLWLEFDGESEGTPVNKLLKVYSKQAELMSSLIEYCIELNQAVEPPAPQDLGSGPTTAPGSSPPPPQQRPKLRRQGSVVCSRIQHLATIDYVDDGKEIKRVKPKRTTSFFSRQLSSGPGSYSVVQTADSLEQG; this is translated from the exons ATGGACGAGACCGAAGGCAGTGCCGGGCAGCCTGGCCCTGCGGAGCGGTCCCAGCGAAGCAGCGTGTCCTCCGTGGGAGCGCGAG CAGCTGATGTGCTGGTATACCTGGCGGACGACACAGTGGTGCCCCTGGCCGTGGAGAACCTGCCGACGCTCAGTGCTCACGAGCTGCACCGGGTGGTCCGAGACGTCCTGCAACTCCCAGACACGGCTCTGGAGGTCTTTGCTCTCTGGCTTGTCTCCCCTCTGCTGG AGGTGCAGCTGAAGCCCAGGCACCAGCCCTACAAGCTGGGCCGCCAGTGGACTGAGCTGCTCCTACGCTTCACCGATGCACCACATGAAGACGTGGCCATGG ATGAGCCTTCCCTGCAGTTCCGAAGGAACGTGTTTTTCCCAAAGCGGCGGGAACTCCAG ATCCGAGACGAGGAGGTCTTGCGGCTGCTCTACGAGGAGGCCAAAGCCAACGTGCTGACGGTGCGCTACCCATGCGACCTGGAGGACTGTGAGGCCCTGGGCGCCCTCGTGTGCCGCCTGCAGCTCGGGCCCTACCAGCCCGGCCAGCCCACCTCCGGCAGCCTGCG ggagaaGCTGGACTCCTTCCTGCCAGCCCACCTGTGCcggcggagccccaggctcttCGCCGCCCTCCGGGGCCGAGGCACCAAGGCAGGGGCTGGCGAGCAGGGCCTGCTGAAGGCCTATCAGGAGGTCAAAGACATGGTCTGCGGCGAGCATGAGACCCCCCTGAGCACCCACTACCGCGCCTACCTCCTCAAGTGCCACGAGCTGCCCTTCTATGG gtgTGCCTTCTTCCACGGTGAGGTGGACAAGCTGCCCCAGGGCTTCCTGCACCGGGGTGGCCGTAAGCCAGTGACGGTGGCCATCAGTCTGGAGGGTGTGCATGTCATCGACAGCAGGGAGAAG cacGTTCTGCTGGGCCTGTCCTTCCAGGAGCTCTCGTGGGACCACACGTCCcccgaggaggaggaggccgTGCTGTGGCTGGAGTTCGACGGGGAGAGCGAGGGCACACCTGTCAACAAGCTCCTCAAGGTCTACTCCAAGCAG GCCGAGCTGATGAGCAGCCTCATTGAGTACTGCATCGAGCTGAACCAAGCCGtggagccccccgccccccaggactTAGGGTCTGGCCCCACCACAGCCCCAGGCTCCTCGCCACCTCCCCCACAACAGCGCCCCAAGCTGCGGCGGCAAGGCAGCGTGGTCTGCAGCCGGATCCAGCACCTGGCCACCATCGACTATGTGGACGACG GCAAGGAGATCAAGCGCGTGAAGCCCAAGCGCACCACGTCCTTCTTCAGCCGGCAGCTCTCCTCGGGCCCGGGGAGCTACAGCGTGGTGCAGACCGCCGACAGCCTGGAGCAGGGCTGA
- the FRMD8 gene encoding FERM domain-containing protein 8 isoform X3 — protein MDETEGSAGQPGPAERSQRSSVSSVGARAADVLVYLADDTVVPLAVENLPTLSAHELHRVVRDVLQLPDTALEVFALWLVSPLLDEPSLQFRRNVFFPKRRELQIRDEEVLRLLYEEAKANVLTVRYPCDLEDCEALGALVCRLQLGPYQPGQPTSGSLREKLDSFLPAHLCRRSPRLFAALRGRGTKAGAGEQGLLKAYQEVKDMVCGEHETPLSTHYRAYLLKCHELPFYGCAFFHGEVDKLPQGFLHRGGRKPVTVAISLEGVHVIDSREKHVLLGLSFQELSWDHTSPEEEEAVLWLEFDGESEGTPVNKLLKVYSKQAELMSSLIEYCIELNQAVEPPAPQDLGSGPTTAPGSSPPPPQQRPKLRRQGSVVCSRIQHLATIDYVDDGKEIKRVKPKRTTSFFSRQLSSGPGSYSVVQTADSLEQG, from the exons ATGGACGAGACCGAAGGCAGTGCCGGGCAGCCTGGCCCTGCGGAGCGGTCCCAGCGAAGCAGCGTGTCCTCCGTGGGAGCGCGAG CAGCTGATGTGCTGGTATACCTGGCGGACGACACAGTGGTGCCCCTGGCCGTGGAGAACCTGCCGACGCTCAGTGCTCACGAGCTGCACCGGGTGGTCCGAGACGTCCTGCAACTCCCAGACACGGCTCTGGAGGTCTTTGCTCTCTGGCTTGTCTCCCCTCTGCTGG ATGAGCCTTCCCTGCAGTTCCGAAGGAACGTGTTTTTCCCAAAGCGGCGGGAACTCCAG ATCCGAGACGAGGAGGTCTTGCGGCTGCTCTACGAGGAGGCCAAAGCCAACGTGCTGACGGTGCGCTACCCATGCGACCTGGAGGACTGTGAGGCCCTGGGCGCCCTCGTGTGCCGCCTGCAGCTCGGGCCCTACCAGCCCGGCCAGCCCACCTCCGGCAGCCTGCG ggagaaGCTGGACTCCTTCCTGCCAGCCCACCTGTGCcggcggagccccaggctcttCGCCGCCCTCCGGGGCCGAGGCACCAAGGCAGGGGCTGGCGAGCAGGGCCTGCTGAAGGCCTATCAGGAGGTCAAAGACATGGTCTGCGGCGAGCATGAGACCCCCCTGAGCACCCACTACCGCGCCTACCTCCTCAAGTGCCACGAGCTGCCCTTCTATGG gtgTGCCTTCTTCCACGGTGAGGTGGACAAGCTGCCCCAGGGCTTCCTGCACCGGGGTGGCCGTAAGCCAGTGACGGTGGCCATCAGTCTGGAGGGTGTGCATGTCATCGACAGCAGGGAGAAG cacGTTCTGCTGGGCCTGTCCTTCCAGGAGCTCTCGTGGGACCACACGTCCcccgaggaggaggaggccgTGCTGTGGCTGGAGTTCGACGGGGAGAGCGAGGGCACACCTGTCAACAAGCTCCTCAAGGTCTACTCCAAGCAG GCCGAGCTGATGAGCAGCCTCATTGAGTACTGCATCGAGCTGAACCAAGCCGtggagccccccgccccccaggactTAGGGTCTGGCCCCACCACAGCCCCAGGCTCCTCGCCACCTCCCCCACAACAGCGCCCCAAGCTGCGGCGGCAAGGCAGCGTGGTCTGCAGCCGGATCCAGCACCTGGCCACCATCGACTATGTGGACGACG GCAAGGAGATCAAGCGCGTGAAGCCCAAGCGCACCACGTCCTTCTTCAGCCGGCAGCTCTCCTCGGGCCCGGGGAGCTACAGCGTGGTGCAGACCGCCGACAGCCTGGAGCAGGGCTGA